The Scomber japonicus isolate fScoJap1 chromosome 9, fScoJap1.pri, whole genome shotgun sequence genome includes a region encoding these proteins:
- the snap29 gene encoding synaptosomal-associated protein 29, whose amino-acid sequence MAYPKSHNPFADDDDEEDFKPKSKGVDDDPYDGLSDAERRQRYLQQEVMRTAKSAVDSSHRSLGLIYESEKMGVDTAEELMRQGEVLKRTDKMLDNMDQDLKTSQRHITSIRSVWGGMVNYFKGKPETKPPPPQPKAYEASDRLQSALSSSREHEDKYQASHPNLRKLDTAGFGASASTDDTSSRQNGYSQNTYLKQAHQTLDTNLDEMSDGLSRLKSLGLGLQSEIDDQEASIDSLLNKVDKMDVKIHNTNQQMKNLK is encoded by the exons ATGGCCTACCCAAAGTCCCACAACCCATTTGCAGATGATGACGATGAAGAAGACTTTAAGCCTAAAAGTAAAGGGGTCGATGACGACCCCTACGATGGATTGAGTGAtgcagagaggaggcagaggtaCCTCCAGCAGGAAGTGATGCGTACAGCTAAGTCTGCTGTGGATAGTTCTCACCGTTCCCTCGGCCTCATCTATGAATCAGAGAAGATGGGTGTGGACACAGCAGAG GAGCTAATGCGTCAGGGTGAGGTTCTAAAGAGGACAGACAAAATGTTGGACAACATGGATCAGGACCTGAAGACCAGCCAGAGGCACATCACCAGTATCAGGAGTGTGTGGGGTGGCATGGTCAATTACTTCAAGGGCAAGCCAGAGACgaaaccaccaccaccacaaccaaaGGCCTACGAGGCCAGTGACAG ATTACAGAGTGCCTTGTCCAGCAGCAGGGAGCATGAAGATAAGTACCAAGCAAGTCACCCAAACCTAAGAAAGCTGGACACAGCAG GATTTGGAGCTTCTGCATCCACAGATGACACCTCATCCAGACAAAATGGATATTCTCAGAACACATACCTCAAGCAGGCTCACCAGACCCTGGACACAAACTTAG ATGAAATGTCTGATGGCTTAAGTAGGCTGAAGAGCCTCGGATTGGGTCTCCAGTCTGAGATTGACGACCAGGAAGCCTCCATCGATTCTCTGCTGAATAAAGTTGACAAGATGGACGTCAAGATCCACAACACAAACCAACAGATGAAAAACCTTAAATAA